The Anopheles coluzzii chromosome 2, AcolN3, whole genome shotgun sequence genome window below encodes:
- the LOC120948183 gene encoding unconventional myosin-Va isoform X3: MSSMELYVKDARVWIPHPETVWEGAVVAQDYKQDDKQLKLVTDRGVEHTVPLKTPADLPPLRNPTILIGQNDLTALSYLHEPDVLYNLEVRFCDRQAIYTYCGIVLVAINPYAELPLYGPDLIRAYRGHAMGELEPHIFAVSEEAYAKLEREKCDISIIVSGESGAGKTVSAKYAMRYFAAVGGSESETQIEKKVLASSPIMEAIGNAKTTRNDNSSRFGKFTKLLFLNNHSMALTGGTMQTYLLEKSRVCFQAPGERNYHIFYQLCAGREQWPELMLDHQDKFHFLNQGQSPNISKLSDRDQFEDTLGALKTLGFDDAEIGDIMKVVASVLHLGNVVFNHRQKSQTSEVDSEACSIASNDLHLNVACDILQLDRSELRKWLVTRQIESMNDSVLIPMNKQTAEATRDALAKHIYAELFQHIVQKINRNLAGSKKQNCCFIGVLDIYGFETFDVNSFEQFCINYANEKLQQQFNQHVFKLEQEQYLREGIEWKMIDFYDNQPCIDLIESKLGILDLLDEECRMPRGSDDSWVGKLMEKCGKYPHFDRPRFGTSAFLIKHFSDTVQYESRGFLEKNRDTVSRELVSVLKASGMRLCQRLMVAQEEGGGDGDAKTAPAAGVKIMSVDKKKKPMTQKQQRKTVGSQFRESLTQLITTLHNTTPHYVRCIKPNDDKAPFKWEAPKIVQQLRACGVLETVRISAAGFPSRWKYEDFYERYRLLCKRAQIVDWHVKATCTNIVRNWLLDEDKYRLGNTQIFFRAGQVAYLEQVRSDTRKKHIIVVQSLIRRFVCRRRYLRLKQTALGLQRHARGMLARKRADNLRKNRAAIIIQRYTRGWLQRKRYVQIRTAVLGLQTRARGFMARRKFRAALDNYKATEVQRFCRGYLARRRYRARLDHIIKCQAAVRRFLARRAFKKLKAEARTVAHIQKMYKGLENKIIELQQRHDVLSKENAALKKQNVEVVEMRQKLDGMKRLEGELKLLQLQLVQKDEKLMLSIRQLEGERDEKMQLLEEKQREEEERARERDAFEQELAKVRREVTEITAVTQIEQARLVSQADTEEIHAAYQRTVKDKDVLENENVALRQEVRRLQRIMADSHELKTHSRSVSNASSTNEEDYGYTSGRNTLDIRRASPHPYEGDAGGAGGGSAGRGSHRSGGGSVGSNYSVSSTIVASHGESRREEKRHPFVDYERVYRTPPDAIGMLKDPSDSTVGESPEKDQTAIILRMRKLFEEEKSKSEQLRKELARLKKSSTFSTEDSIRASELEVENEKLRQDYNLLRNSIKRGVESREMDAQYGALQEELKRRREECISLKAVLAQQSQSLRSLGQTANGAETSLRIHDEGELMEAFQAQKLVNRQLESELRAITDANNETLVENNRIIDGLRTENGELQAILQQHVEQVGEEVDLETVRQNEQYLRHELRKSTAAYVELQEQLNELLAKNNELLKKNNILSNRLRDHGLNDSILMNDEFHSMVAVVKKQTQSSQGILKYRQEDESKIMQRLVTDLKPRVAVTLAPSLPAYVVFMCIRYTDLVNMDQLVRSLLTRFVQMIKRLYRGANSVEVRVMWLANTLTLHNLMKQFGGYKDYMKYNTDVQNAQQLKNFDLAEYRQVIHETIISMHSVLIRQVQDSLKQYIVPAILHHDETARGKSRRTMSLDISPEQGRSEPELLVQQLGCVYNHLSSFGLEGCYIEQIFKQLMHYICAVSVNNLMLRGDLCMWKTGMKLRYNMGCLDDWVRKMKMGPDVMKPFLPLNQISSILQARKTEEDVHTLLELSTALSTAQVLKIIKSYKTDDCENQIRPAFIEKLTQQLNLRSEQRESDTYMMDEELVSPLVVLFKYSEINLEEIDLPPELNLEGLVTKI, from the exons GATGCCCGGGTGTGGATACCTCACCCGGAGACGGTTTGGGAAGGCGCCGTCGTCGCCCAGGACTACAAGCAGGACGACAAACAGCTCAAGCTAGTCACCGACCGTGGGGTAGAGCACACGGTACCACTGAAAACCCCGGCCGATCTGCCTCCCCTCCGCAACCCTACCATCCTGATCGGGCAGAATGATCTCACCGCCCTGTCCTACCTGCACGAGCCGGACGTGCTGTACAATCTCGAGGTGCGGTTCTGTGACCGGCAGGCGATCTACACCTACTGCGGCATCGTGCTCGTTGCGATCAACCCGTACGCCGAGCTGCCGCTGTACGGGCCCGACCTGATCCGCGCCTACCGGGGCCACGCGATGGGCGAGCTGGAGCCGCACATCTTTGCCGTGTCGGAGGAAGCGTACGCCAAGCTGGAGCGGGAAAAGTGTGACATCAGCATCATCGTGAGTGGCGAGTCCGGTGCGGGCAAGACGGTTTCGGCGAAGTACGCGATGCGCTACTTTGCCGCCGTCGGTGGCAGCGAGTCGGAGACGCAGATCGAGAAGAAAGTGCTGGCGAGCAGCCCGATCATGGAGGCGATCGGTAATGCGAAGACGACGCGCAACGACAACAGCTCCCGGTTCGGGAAGTTCACCAAGCTGCTGTTCCTGAACAACCATTCGATGGCGCTGACGGGCGGTACGATGCAGACGTATCTGTTGGAGAAGTCGCGCGTCTGCTTTCAGGCACCGGGCGAACGGAACTACCACATCTTCTACCAGCTGTGTGCTGGGCGGGAGCAGTGGCCCGAGCTGATGCTGGACCATCAGGACAAGTTTCACTTCCTCAACCAGGGCCAGTCGCCGAACATTAGCAAGCTGTCGGATAGGGATCAGTTTGAGGATACGCTGGGGGCGCTCAAGACGCTCGGGTTTGATGATGCGGAGATTGGGGACATTATGAAGGTGGTCGCGTCGGTACTGCATCTGGGGAATGTGGTGTTTAACCACCGGCAGAAGAGCCAAACATCGGAGGTGGACAGTGAGGCGTGCTCGATTGCGAGCAACGATTTGCATCTGAACGTTGCCTGCGACATTCTGCAGTTGGATCGAAGCGAGCTGCGCAAGTGGCTTGTGACGCGCCAGATCGAGTCGATGAACGACAGCGTGCTGATACCGATGAACAAGCAGACGGCCGAGGCGACGCGGGACGCACTGGCGAAGCACATCTACGCGGAGCTGTTTCAGCACATTGTGCAGAAGATTAATCGCAATTTGGCGGGCAGCAAGAAGCAAAACTGTTGCTTCATAG GTGTGCTCGACATCTACGGCTTCGAAACGTTCGACGTCAACtcgttcgagcagttttgcaTCAACTACGCGAACGagaagctgcagcagcagttcaACCAGCACGTGTTTAAGCTCGAGCAGGAGCAGTACCTGCGCGAGGGCATCGAGTGGAAGATGATTGACTTCTACGACAACCAGCCGTGCATCGATCTGATCGAGTCGAAGCTCGGCATACTGGACCTGCTGGACGAGGAGTGCCGGATGCCGCGGGGCAGCGACGACTCGTGGGTCGGCAAGCTGATGGAAAAGTGCGGCAAGTATCCGCACTTCGACCGGCCCCGGTTCGGCACGAGCGCGTTCCTGATCAAACACTTCTCCGACACGGTGCAGTACGAGTCGCGCGGCTTCCTCGAGAAGAACCGGGACACGGTTTCGCGGGAGCTGGTGAGCGTGCTGAAAGCGTCCGGGATGCGGCTCTGCCAGCGGTTGATGGTAGCGCAGGAGGAGGGCGGTGGCGATGGGGATGCGAAGACCGCACCGGCGGCTGGGGTGAAGATTATG TCGGtggataagaagaaaaag CCGATGACTCAGAAGCAGCAACGAAAAACGGTCGGTTCACAGTTCCGCGAGAGCTTGACACAGCTGATAACGACACTGCACAACACGACGCCCCACTACGTGCGCTGTATTAAG CCCAACGACGACAAAGCACCGTTCAAATGGGAAGCACCCAAGATCGTGCAGCAGCTGCGCGCTTGCGGCGTGCTCGAAACGGTCCGCATATCGGCCGCCGGCTTCCCGTCCCGCTGGAAGTACGAGGACTTTTACGAGCGCTACCGGCTGCTGTGCAAGCGGGCCCAGATCGTGGACTGGCACGTGAAGGCCACCTGCACGAACATCGTGCGCAACTGGCTGCTGGACGAGGACAAGTACCGGCTGGGCAATACGCAGATCTTTTTCCGTGCCGGGCAGGTCGCCTATCTGGAGCAGGTGCGCAGCGACACGCGCAAGAAGCACATCATCGTGGTGCAGTCGCTGATCCGGCGGTTCGTCTGTCGGCGCCGGTACCTGCGGCTAAAGCAGACGGCACTGGGGCTGCAGCGACACGCGCGCGGAATGCTGGCCAGAAA ACGCGCGGACAATCTGCGCAAAAACCGTgccgccatcatcatccagCGGTACACGCGCGGCTGGCTGCAGCGCAAGAGGTATGTGCAGATTCGCACAGCCGTACTGGGGCTGCAAACGCGTGCCCGCGGCTTTATGGCCCGGCGCAAGTTTCGCGCAGCGCTCGACAACTACAAGGCGACCGAGGTGCAGCGCTTCTGCCGCGGCTATCTGGCCCGCCGACGGTACCGGGCACGGTTGGACCACATTATCAAGTGTCAGGCCGCGGTGCGGCGGTTCCTGGCCCGGCGTGCGTTCAAGAAGCTGAAGGCGGAGGCGCGCACCGTCGCCCACATCCAGAAGATGTACAAGGGGCTGGAGAACAAGATcatcgagctgcagcagcggcacgacgTGCTGTCGAAGGAGAACGCTGCGCTGAAGAAGCAAAACGTGGAGGTGGTCGAGATGCGCCAGAAGCTGGACGGCATGAAGCGGCTGGAGGGTGagctgaagctgctgcagctgcagctggtgCAGAAGGACGAAAAGCTGATGCTGTCGATCCGCCAGCTGGAGGGTGAGCGGGACGAGAAGATGCAGCTGCTCGAGGAGAAGCAGCGCGAGGAGGAGGAACGGGCCCGGGAGCGGGACGCGTTCGAGCAGGAGCTGGCGAAGGTGCGGCGCGAGGTTACCGAGATCACGGCCGTCACGCAGATCGAACAGGCGCGGTTGGTGTCGCAGGCGGACACGGAGGAGATTCATGCCGCCTACCAGCGCACGGTGAAGGATAAGGACGTGCTGGAGAACGAGAATGTCGCGCTGCGGCAGGAGGTGCGCCGGCTGCAGCGCATTATGGCGGACTCGCATGAGCTGAAAACTCATTCACGCTCCGTCAGCAATGCGTCCAGCACGAACGAGGAGGACTACGGCTACACGTCCGGGCGGAACACGCTGGACATTCGGCGTGCCTCGCCCCATCCATACGAAGGTGACGCAGGTGGCGCTGGTGGGGGAAGCGCTGGTCGGGGGAGTCACCGCAGCGGCGGTGGTTCTGTTGGTAGTAATTATAGCGTTAGTAGTACAATTGTCGCTAGTCATGGTGAGTCCCGGAGGGAGGAGAAAAGACATCCGTTCGTGGATTACGAGCGGGTGTACCGGACGCCGCCCGATGCGATCGGTATGCTGAAAG ACCCTTCGGATTCGACTGTAGGCGAGTCGCCGGAAAAGGACCAAACGGCAATCATACTGCGCATGCGCAAACTGTTCGAGGAGGAAAAGTCCAAGAGCGAGCAGCTGCGGAAGGAGCTCGCCCGGCTGAAGAAATCCTCCACCTTCAGCACGGAAGACTCGATCCGTGCGTCCGAGCTGGAGGTTGAGAACGAGAAGCTGCGCCAGGACTACAACCTGCTGCGCAACAGCATCAAGCGTGGCGTCGAGTCGCGCGAGATGGACGCCCAGTACGGGGCGCTGCAGGAGGAGCTGAAGCGCCGCCGGGAGGAGTGCATCTCGCTGAAGGCCGTCCTGGCGCAGCAGAGCCAGTCGCTGCGCTCGCTCGGCCAAACGGCAAACGGGGCGGAAACGAGCCTGCGGATACACGACGAGGGCGAGCTGATGGAAGCGTTCCAGGCGCAGAAGCTGGTCAACCGGCAGCTCGAGTCGGAGCTGCGCGCCATCACGGACGCGAACAATGAAACGCTCGTCGAGAACAATCGCATCATCGACGGGTTGCGGACGGAGAACGGGGAGCTGCAGGCGATACTGCAGCAGCACGTGGAGCAGGTCGGGGAGGAGGTGGACCTGGAGACGGTGCGGCAGAATGAGCAGTATCTGCGGCACGAGCTGAGGAAGTCGACGGCGGCGTACGTGGAGCTGCAGGAGCAGCTGAACGAGCTGCTGGCGAAGAACAATGAGCTGCTGAAGAAGAACAACATCCTGTCGAATCGGTTGCGCGACCACGGGCTGAACGATTCCATCCTGATGAACGACGAGTTCCACAgcatggtggcggtggtgaagAAGCAGACGCAGTCGTCCCAGGGCATACTGAAGTACCGGCAGGAGGACGAGAGCAAGATAATGCAGCGACTGGTGACGGACCTGAAGCCGCGGGTCGCTGTGACGCTAGCGCCGAGCCTGCCCGCGTACGTAGTGTTTATGTGCATCCGGTACACGGATCTAGTCAACATGGATCAGCTCGTGCGGTCGCTGCTGACGCGCTTCGTGCAGATGATCAAGCGGCTGTACCGGGGCGCGAACTCGGTGGAGGTGCGCGTCATGTGGCTCGCAAATACGCTCAC GCTACACAATCTAATGAAACAGTTCGGCGGCTACAAAGACTACATGAAGTACAACACGGACGTGCAGAACGCGCAGCAGCTGAAAAACTTTGACCTGGCCGAGTATCGGCAGGTCATCCACGAAACGATCATCTCGATGCACAGTGTGCTGATCCGGCAGGTGCAGGACAGCCTGAAGCAGTACATTGTGCCCGCCATACTGCATCACGACGAGACGGCGCGGGGCAAGAGCCGGCGCACGATGTCGCTGGACATTTCGCCCGAGCAGGGCCGATCGGAGCCGGAGCTGTTGGTGCAGCAGCTCGGCTGCGTGTACAACCATCTGAGCAGCTTCGGGCTGGAGGGATGCTACATCGAGCAGATCTTCAAGCAGCTGATGCACTACATCTGCGCCGTGTCGGTGAACAATCTGATGCTGCGCGGCGACCTGTGCATGTGGAAGACGGGCATGAAGCTGCGGTACAATATGGGCTGCCTGGACGACTGGGTGCGCAAGATGAAGATGGGCCCGGACGTGATGAAACCGTTCCTGCCGCTCAACCAGATCTCGTCGATACTGCAGGCCCGCAAGACGGAGGAGGACGTGCATACGCTGCTGGAGCTCAGTACGGCCCTGTCGACCGCGCAGGTGTTGAAG ATCATCAAATCGTACAAGACGGACGATTGCGAGAACCAGATCCGGCCGGCGTTCATTGAGAAGCTCACGCAGCAGCTGAACCTGCGCTCGGAGCAGCGCGAATCCGACACGTACATGATGGACGAGGAGCTCGTCAGCCCGCTGGTCGTGCTGTTCAAGTACAGCGAAATCAACCTGGAGGAGATTGACTTGCCGCCGGAGCTGAATCTGGAGGGTTTGGTTACCAAGATCTAG
- the LOC120948183 gene encoding unconventional myosin-Va isoform X4, producing MSSMELYVKDARVWIPHPETVWEGAVVAQDYKQDDKQLKLVTDRGVEHTVPLKTPADLPPLRNPTILIGQNDLTALSYLHEPDVLYNLEVRFCDRQAIYTYCGIVLVAINPYAELPLYGPDLIRAYRGHAMGELEPHIFAVSEEAYAKLEREKCDISIIVSGESGAGKTVSAKYAMRYFAAVGGSESETQIEKKVLASSPIMEAIGNAKTTRNDNSSRFGKFTKLLFLNNHSMALTGGTMQTYLLEKSRVCFQAPGERNYHIFYQLCAGREQWPELMLDHQDKFHFLNQGQSPNISKLSDRDQFEDTLGALKTLGFDDAEIGDIMKVVASVLHLGNVVFNHRQKSQTSEVDSEACSIASNDLHLNVACDILQLDRSELRKWLVTRQIESMNDSVLIPMNKQTAEATRDALAKHIYAELFQHIVQKINRNLAGSKKQNCCFIGVLDIYGFETFDVNSFEQFCINYANEKLQQQFNQHVFKLEQEQYLREGIEWKMIDFYDNQPCIDLIESKLGILDLLDEECRMPRGSDDSWVGKLMEKCGKYPHFDRPRFGTSAFLIKHFSDTVQYESRGFLEKNRDTVSRELVSVLKASGMRLCQRLMVAQEEGGGDGDAKTAPAAGVKIMVSAARTQSVDKKKKPMTQKQQRKTVGSQFRESLTQLITTLHNTTPHYVRCIKPNDDKAPFKWEAPKIVQQLRACGVLETVRISAAGFPSRWKYEDFYERYRLLCKRAQIVDWHVKATCTNIVRNWLLDEDKYRLGNTQIFFRAGQVAYLEQVRSDTRKKHIIVVQSLIRRFVCRRRYLRLKQTALGLQRHARGMLARKRADNLRKNRAAIIIQRYTRGWLQRKRYVQIRTAVLGLQTRARGFMARRKFRAALDNYKATEVQRFCRGYLARRRYRARLDHIIKCQAAVRRFLARRAFKKLKAEARTVAHIQKMYKGLENKIIELQQRHDVLSKENAALKKQNVEVVEMRQKLDGMKRLEGELKLLQLQLVQKDEKLMLSIRQLEGERDEKMQLLEEKQREEEERARERDAFEQELAKVRREVTEITAVTQIEQARLVSQADTEEIHAAYQRTVKDKDVLENENVALRQEVRRLQRIMADSHELKTHSRSVSNASSTNEEDYGYTSGRNTLDIRRASPHPYEDPSDSTVGESPEKDQTAIILRMRKLFEEEKSKSEQLRKELARLKKSSTFSTEDSIRASELEVENEKLRQDYNLLRNSIKRGVESREMDAQYGALQEELKRRREECISLKAVLAQQSQSLRSLGQTANGAETSLRIHDEGELMEAFQAQKLVNRQLESELRAITDANNETLVENNRIIDGLRTENGELQAILQQHVEQVGEEVDLETVRQNEQYLRHELRKSTAAYVELQEQLNELLAKNNELLKKNNILSNRLRDHGLNDSILMNDEFHSMVAVVKKQTQSSQGILKYRQEDESKIMQRLVTDLKPRVAVTLAPSLPAYVVFMCIRYTDLVNMDQLVRSLLTRFVQMIKRLYRGANSVEVRVMWLANTLTLHNLMKQFGGYKDYMKYNTDVQNAQQLKNFDLAEYRQVIHETIISMHSVLIRQVQDSLKQYIVPAILHHDETARGKSRRTMSLDISPEQGRSEPELLVQQLGCVYNHLSSFGLEGCYIEQIFKQLMHYICAVSVNNLMLRGDLCMWKTGMKLRYNMGCLDDWVRKMKMGPDVMKPFLPLNQISSILQARKTEEDVHTLLELSTALSTAQVLKIIKSYKTDDCENQIRPAFIEKLTQQLNLRSEQRESDTYMMDEELVSPLVVLFKYSEINLEEIDLPPELNLEGLVTKI from the exons GATGCCCGGGTGTGGATACCTCACCCGGAGACGGTTTGGGAAGGCGCCGTCGTCGCCCAGGACTACAAGCAGGACGACAAACAGCTCAAGCTAGTCACCGACCGTGGGGTAGAGCACACGGTACCACTGAAAACCCCGGCCGATCTGCCTCCCCTCCGCAACCCTACCATCCTGATCGGGCAGAATGATCTCACCGCCCTGTCCTACCTGCACGAGCCGGACGTGCTGTACAATCTCGAGGTGCGGTTCTGTGACCGGCAGGCGATCTACACCTACTGCGGCATCGTGCTCGTTGCGATCAACCCGTACGCCGAGCTGCCGCTGTACGGGCCCGACCTGATCCGCGCCTACCGGGGCCACGCGATGGGCGAGCTGGAGCCGCACATCTTTGCCGTGTCGGAGGAAGCGTACGCCAAGCTGGAGCGGGAAAAGTGTGACATCAGCATCATCGTGAGTGGCGAGTCCGGTGCGGGCAAGACGGTTTCGGCGAAGTACGCGATGCGCTACTTTGCCGCCGTCGGTGGCAGCGAGTCGGAGACGCAGATCGAGAAGAAAGTGCTGGCGAGCAGCCCGATCATGGAGGCGATCGGTAATGCGAAGACGACGCGCAACGACAACAGCTCCCGGTTCGGGAAGTTCACCAAGCTGCTGTTCCTGAACAACCATTCGATGGCGCTGACGGGCGGTACGATGCAGACGTATCTGTTGGAGAAGTCGCGCGTCTGCTTTCAGGCACCGGGCGAACGGAACTACCACATCTTCTACCAGCTGTGTGCTGGGCGGGAGCAGTGGCCCGAGCTGATGCTGGACCATCAGGACAAGTTTCACTTCCTCAACCAGGGCCAGTCGCCGAACATTAGCAAGCTGTCGGATAGGGATCAGTTTGAGGATACGCTGGGGGCGCTCAAGACGCTCGGGTTTGATGATGCGGAGATTGGGGACATTATGAAGGTGGTCGCGTCGGTACTGCATCTGGGGAATGTGGTGTTTAACCACCGGCAGAAGAGCCAAACATCGGAGGTGGACAGTGAGGCGTGCTCGATTGCGAGCAACGATTTGCATCTGAACGTTGCCTGCGACATTCTGCAGTTGGATCGAAGCGAGCTGCGCAAGTGGCTTGTGACGCGCCAGATCGAGTCGATGAACGACAGCGTGCTGATACCGATGAACAAGCAGACGGCCGAGGCGACGCGGGACGCACTGGCGAAGCACATCTACGCGGAGCTGTTTCAGCACATTGTGCAGAAGATTAATCGCAATTTGGCGGGCAGCAAGAAGCAAAACTGTTGCTTCATAG GTGTGCTCGACATCTACGGCTTCGAAACGTTCGACGTCAACtcgttcgagcagttttgcaTCAACTACGCGAACGagaagctgcagcagcagttcaACCAGCACGTGTTTAAGCTCGAGCAGGAGCAGTACCTGCGCGAGGGCATCGAGTGGAAGATGATTGACTTCTACGACAACCAGCCGTGCATCGATCTGATCGAGTCGAAGCTCGGCATACTGGACCTGCTGGACGAGGAGTGCCGGATGCCGCGGGGCAGCGACGACTCGTGGGTCGGCAAGCTGATGGAAAAGTGCGGCAAGTATCCGCACTTCGACCGGCCCCGGTTCGGCACGAGCGCGTTCCTGATCAAACACTTCTCCGACACGGTGCAGTACGAGTCGCGCGGCTTCCTCGAGAAGAACCGGGACACGGTTTCGCGGGAGCTGGTGAGCGTGCTGAAAGCGTCCGGGATGCGGCTCTGCCAGCGGTTGATGGTAGCGCAGGAGGAGGGCGGTGGCGATGGGGATGCGAAGACCGCACCGGCGGCTGGGGTGAAGATTATGGTTAGTGCGGCAAGAACGCAG TCGGtggataagaagaaaaag CCGATGACTCAGAAGCAGCAACGAAAAACGGTCGGTTCACAGTTCCGCGAGAGCTTGACACAGCTGATAACGACACTGCACAACACGACGCCCCACTACGTGCGCTGTATTAAG CCCAACGACGACAAAGCACCGTTCAAATGGGAAGCACCCAAGATCGTGCAGCAGCTGCGCGCTTGCGGCGTGCTCGAAACGGTCCGCATATCGGCCGCCGGCTTCCCGTCCCGCTGGAAGTACGAGGACTTTTACGAGCGCTACCGGCTGCTGTGCAAGCGGGCCCAGATCGTGGACTGGCACGTGAAGGCCACCTGCACGAACATCGTGCGCAACTGGCTGCTGGACGAGGACAAGTACCGGCTGGGCAATACGCAGATCTTTTTCCGTGCCGGGCAGGTCGCCTATCTGGAGCAGGTGCGCAGCGACACGCGCAAGAAGCACATCATCGTGGTGCAGTCGCTGATCCGGCGGTTCGTCTGTCGGCGCCGGTACCTGCGGCTAAAGCAGACGGCACTGGGGCTGCAGCGACACGCGCGCGGAATGCTGGCCAGAAA ACGCGCGGACAATCTGCGCAAAAACCGTgccgccatcatcatccagCGGTACACGCGCGGCTGGCTGCAGCGCAAGAGGTATGTGCAGATTCGCACAGCCGTACTGGGGCTGCAAACGCGTGCCCGCGGCTTTATGGCCCGGCGCAAGTTTCGCGCAGCGCTCGACAACTACAAGGCGACCGAGGTGCAGCGCTTCTGCCGCGGCTATCTGGCCCGCCGACGGTACCGGGCACGGTTGGACCACATTATCAAGTGTCAGGCCGCGGTGCGGCGGTTCCTGGCCCGGCGTGCGTTCAAGAAGCTGAAGGCGGAGGCGCGCACCGTCGCCCACATCCAGAAGATGTACAAGGGGCTGGAGAACAAGATcatcgagctgcagcagcggcacgacgTGCTGTCGAAGGAGAACGCTGCGCTGAAGAAGCAAAACGTGGAGGTGGTCGAGATGCGCCAGAAGCTGGACGGCATGAAGCGGCTGGAGGGTGagctgaagctgctgcagctgcagctggtgCAGAAGGACGAAAAGCTGATGCTGTCGATCCGCCAGCTGGAGGGTGAGCGGGACGAGAAGATGCAGCTGCTCGAGGAGAAGCAGCGCGAGGAGGAGGAACGGGCCCGGGAGCGGGACGCGTTCGAGCAGGAGCTGGCGAAGGTGCGGCGCGAGGTTACCGAGATCACGGCCGTCACGCAGATCGAACAGGCGCGGTTGGTGTCGCAGGCGGACACGGAGGAGATTCATGCCGCCTACCAGCGCACGGTGAAGGATAAGGACGTGCTGGAGAACGAGAATGTCGCGCTGCGGCAGGAGGTGCGCCGGCTGCAGCGCATTATGGCGGACTCGCATGAGCTGAAAACTCATTCACGCTCCGTCAGCAATGCGTCCAGCACGAACGAGGAGGACTACGGCTACACGTCCGGGCGGAACACGCTGGACATTCGGCGTGCCTCGCCCCATCCATACGAAG ACCCTTCGGATTCGACTGTAGGCGAGTCGCCGGAAAAGGACCAAACGGCAATCATACTGCGCATGCGCAAACTGTTCGAGGAGGAAAAGTCCAAGAGCGAGCAGCTGCGGAAGGAGCTCGCCCGGCTGAAGAAATCCTCCACCTTCAGCACGGAAGACTCGATCCGTGCGTCCGAGCTGGAGGTTGAGAACGAGAAGCTGCGCCAGGACTACAACCTGCTGCGCAACAGCATCAAGCGTGGCGTCGAGTCGCGCGAGATGGACGCCCAGTACGGGGCGCTGCAGGAGGAGCTGAAGCGCCGCCGGGAGGAGTGCATCTCGCTGAAGGCCGTCCTGGCGCAGCAGAGCCAGTCGCTGCGCTCGCTCGGCCAAACGGCAAACGGGGCGGAAACGAGCCTGCGGATACACGACGAGGGCGAGCTGATGGAAGCGTTCCAGGCGCAGAAGCTGGTCAACCGGCAGCTCGAGTCGGAGCTGCGCGCCATCACGGACGCGAACAATGAAACGCTCGTCGAGAACAATCGCATCATCGACGGGTTGCGGACGGAGAACGGGGAGCTGCAGGCGATACTGCAGCAGCACGTGGAGCAGGTCGGGGAGGAGGTGGACCTGGAGACGGTGCGGCAGAATGAGCAGTATCTGCGGCACGAGCTGAGGAAGTCGACGGCGGCGTACGTGGAGCTGCAGGAGCAGCTGAACGAGCTGCTGGCGAAGAACAATGAGCTGCTGAAGAAGAACAACATCCTGTCGAATCGGTTGCGCGACCACGGGCTGAACGATTCCATCCTGATGAACGACGAGTTCCACAgcatggtggcggtggtgaagAAGCAGACGCAGTCGTCCCAGGGCATACTGAAGTACCGGCAGGAGGACGAGAGCAAGATAATGCAGCGACTGGTGACGGACCTGAAGCCGCGGGTCGCTGTGACGCTAGCGCCGAGCCTGCCCGCGTACGTAGTGTTTATGTGCATCCGGTACACGGATCTAGTCAACATGGATCAGCTCGTGCGGTCGCTGCTGACGCGCTTCGTGCAGATGATCAAGCGGCTGTACCGGGGCGCGAACTCGGTGGAGGTGCGCGTCATGTGGCTCGCAAATACGCTCAC GCTACACAATCTAATGAAACAGTTCGGCGGCTACAAAGACTACATGAAGTACAACACGGACGTGCAGAACGCGCAGCAGCTGAAAAACTTTGACCTGGCCGAGTATCGGCAGGTCATCCACGAAACGATCATCTCGATGCACAGTGTGCTGATCCGGCAGGTGCAGGACAGCCTGAAGCAGTACATTGTGCCCGCCATACTGCATCACGACGAGACGGCGCGGGGCAAGAGCCGGCGCACGATGTCGCTGGACATTTCGCCCGAGCAGGGCCGATCGGAGCCGGAGCTGTTGGTGCAGCAGCTCGGCTGCGTGTACAACCATCTGAGCAGCTTCGGGCTGGAGGGATGCTACATCGAGCAGATCTTCAAGCAGCTGATGCACTACATCTGCGCCGTGTCGGTGAACAATCTGATGCTGCGCGGCGACCTGTGCATGTGGAAGACGGGCATGAAGCTGCGGTACAATATGGGCTGCCTGGACGACTGGGTGCGCAAGATGAAGATGGGCCCGGACGTGATGAAACCGTTCCTGCCGCTCAACCAGATCTCGTCGATACTGCAGGCCCGCAAGACGGAGGAGGACGTGCATACGCTGCTGGAGCTCAGTACGGCCCTGTCGACCGCGCAGGTGTTGAAG ATCATCAAATCGTACAAGACGGACGATTGCGAGAACCAGATCCGGCCGGCGTTCATTGAGAAGCTCACGCAGCAGCTGAACCTGCGCTCGGAGCAGCGCGAATCCGACACGTACATGATGGACGAGGAGCTCGTCAGCCCGCTGGTCGTGCTGTTCAAGTACAGCGAAATCAACCTGGAGGAGATTGACTTGCCGCCGGAGCTGAATCTGGAGGGTTTGGTTACCAAGATCTAG